The Candidatus Methanoperedens sp. genome segment ATCTATTCCTTCTTCTGCCCCTTTTCCCCCCATCCAGCACGCAATTATCGGCTTCTTGTTTTTGCCTTTCATCTCCACCACAGCCTCGGCAGGCGGTATCGCGTTTGACATGAGGGTATGCACGTAGATGACAATGACTGCATCCACATTGGGATCAAGAAGAACTGCCTGTATCACATCAAGATAAACCTGATAAGAAGACGTACCTGCGGTATCTATCGGGTTCGAACTGGATGCGAATTCGGGAATGGCATTTTTTATTTTCTCCCTTGTTTCTTCGGTCAGGTCGGCGATATTGATGCCGAGCTTCTCACACGCATCGGTTGCCACAATGGATGCTCCCCCGCCGTTTGAAATGATTGCGACATTATTTCCCTTCGGAAGCGGCTGGCATGAGAATGCAAGCGCGGCATCGAAAACCTCATCTATGGTATCAACACGCAGTATTCCAGCCTGCCGAAATGCGGCTGAGTAAATCTCATCCGAGCCTGCTATCGAGCCTGTATGAGAAAATACAGCCCTGGCGCCTCTTTCTGACCTGCCTGTTTTTATTGCGATTATGGGTTTTTTTATGCAGCGGGCAGCTTCCAGAAACTTCCTTCCGCGCTTTATCCCTTCAGCATACATCGCTATAACCCCGGTCGATTGGTCGTTATTTAAGTACTCTAACAGGTCAATGTCGTCGACATTTGCCTTGTTCCCCGTACTGATTATTTTACAGAGTCCAAGCCCCATATCGATAGTCCACTCAGCAATAGCAAGACCAAGAGTACCACTCTGCGTGATGAACGATATCGGGCCTTTGTTTGGAAGCCTCCCTATAACGCTGGCATTCAGGCTCACGGGTTCATTGACAATACCAAGGGTGTTCGGGCCGATCATGCGCATCCTGTATTTTTCCACTATGGATACCAGCTTTTGCTCAAGATCTGCACCTGCATTCCCGGTCTCGCTGAATCCTGCGCTTACCACTATAAGCCCCTTTACGCCCTTTTTCCCGCACTCTTCAGCCACAGAAAGAACAAATTGAGCAGGTATTGCTATCACTACCATCTCCACTTTATCAGGAATATCCAGTACAGAAGGATACGAAACCACACCCTGCACTTCCTTTTCTTTGGGATTCACAGGATATACTGCTCCCTTAAAGCCGCTCAATATGTTTTTAAATATCCGCCCTCCCCACTTTGCCTCATTGTTCGAAGCTCCAACAACAGCTATGGAAGCCGGCTCGAATATCGAAGAGAGCATTTTCTACATCCATTCCCTGTATTTCATGGCTCGCAGTACTCTTTGCTTTGCGATGCCCAGAGCAGCATCCCTGGGATATGTTTTCTCGCTGTACACTTTATCAAGAATCTCTTTCGTATTCCTTGGAATGGTGCTTTTAATGCGTTCAAATGCCTGCGTCTCGGTTCCGCCGTGGTACTCAACTGACGCTGTTATCACCCCGCCTGCGTTAGCCACAAAATCAGGAATAACAAGGATTCCCCTGTCATGGAGCATCTTCTCGGCATTTTCGGTGATAGGGATATTTGCCCCTTCGATTACCAGTTTTGCATCCAGTACGTCTGAGTTGGCTTCAGTAATCACATCGGGACGCGCTGCAGGAACGAAAATATCAGTGCTTATCATCAGCAGGTCAGAGGTTTTCAAAACTTCGCCGTCTTTATAATTCATCACCGAGCCTGTGGTGTCTTTTATTCGTATCAATTCCTCGATCTTTAATCCTTTAGGGTTGTAAATCGTTCCTTTTGAATCGCTCGCCCCGACCAGTATCACCCCTTTCCCGGCAAGATAACGCGCTGCAGGTTTTCCCACATTCCCGAACCCTTCAATAGTGAGGCGTGCCCCGTTCAGGTCAAGATTGATATAGTCTTTTGCCACATCGGTACATTCAGCCACGCCGTATCCTGTTGCGCCGATTTCGTCAAGCGGTATCCCGCCAAGCTCTCTGGGGAGCCCGACTGCGCGCGCAATCTCGTCATAGATATATGCCATGCTGGCTTCGTCAGTGCCCATATCGGGTCCGGGGATGTATTCCTCAAGGCTTTTTATTGCCCTGGCAAAGGTTCTGATTATATGTTCCTTGTTTACTGTTTTTGGGTCGGCTATAATCCCTGATTTCCCTCCGCCGTGAGGCAAACCTGCCATAACGTTTTTATAAGTCATGGCGCGGGCGAGCCTTCGAACCTCGGTCGTGGTCACGTCAGGCGCCATTCGCACCCCTCCGATAGCGGGACCTGCAGCCACGTTATCAACAACGACGATGGCTTTCAATTTCGTTCTCGGCTCATATATATGTACAATCTTTTCAGGACCGATTTCATCTGCAAATTCGAAAATTTTTTCTGTAATTTCCATTGTTTTCCTCTCCCGATTAATGTAATTTTGTTTGGATAGTAAATTAAGATTGTGGTTTTAATCCCAGATCTTTCTTGATACCTTCTATTTCTTCATCATTCAGTTTTCGTGGGAAGTTGTATATTTTTGAAAAGTTTTCGTTTGCCATCGGGCGGTTGCAGTCAGGGCATCCTGAGGTCTGGAAAGCCTCTCCTTCCTCAATAACCGAAAGGAGCAGGTCGCTTTTCACCCCAAAATCGCAAAGAATACCATTTTCGAATCGCATATCAGAAAAAGATGCCATCCCCTGCACAATCAAGTGCCGCGCAAGCTGCACAGTACGGTAGTGTTTGATTATTCCGTCCTGATTTTTTTCCAGGATAATGTGCTGCGCTCCCGGAATATATGTATATGAAAAAAGCGCCGGATTTACATTATTCTTCCATAATTCCGAAATAATCCTGACAGCATCCTCATCGCTCTCCCCGAGACCGAGCATTAGATGCGTCCCAACTTTTTCAAATATGCGGGCTGCCCTTCTTATCCCCTCCATATGCGTATCCCAGGAATACGGTCCGCCGGCGCCTTTTCCTTTTATTCTTTCAAATAACCCGGGGGTGCAGGCATCAAGCGGTATCGTAAGCTCATTCACGCCCATTTTTTGTAATTCTTCATACCGCGCGTTACTCAGCGGGAAAACCGAAAGCGAAATCGGGATTGGACTTTCTTCACGGAGCCTTCTGATTAAATATACTGTATCCTGCCACCAGTTATCATAAAGCGCAGTCTGTATGCAGGCGCGGGCAAGATAACCCCGCTCGTAAGCCATCTTAAGCCGCCTGACAACCAGCTCAAGCTCGGCAGGCATATACATGCCCCTTGCGATACGGGTTAGCTCAGCGCTCGAGCCCGATGCCTGTGCGCAGAAAAGGCAGTTTGCAGAGCAGCGTTTTTCGGTGTAAATCTGAAGATAGGCAGTCGTGGGAGGGGTATCCATCTCTATAAGTTCAAGCCCGAGAACTCCCAGGGTTCCCATGGAAGCCCTTACTTTTTTCATCAAACAACTATTTGGGAAATCATTGTATATCTATTCGTATGTTAATCGGTCTGATTGCAGATGTTCATTCCAATGCGGTTGCATTAAAAGAGGTGCTTTCAGTTTTCGATGGGCTGGGCGTTGAGAAAATATTGCATGCAGGCGACATTGTTGGTTATAACCCATATCCGGATGAGACAATTGGATTGTTCAGAAAGAACAGGATAACTTCCATCCTTGGAAACCATGACAGGGCTTTGATTTCAGGAGATACTTCCGGATTCAACCCATACGCTGCGGCTGCTCTTGAGTGGACAAGAAATGCCATATCTCCTGATAATGTGGATTATATTCTGGGACTTAAAAATATCGAATCAATCGTCGAAGATGCAAAAAGGATAGTGATGGCTCACGGAAGCCCTTACGATATTGACGAGTATGTTTATCCAGATGATGCATTGCCAGATTTTCTCCATGCGGTAGAAGGTGATGTTCTGGTTCTGGGTCATACACATATACAGTTCAAGAAAGAATATCCTGAAGGCATTATCGTTAATCCGGGTTCGGTTGGTCAGCCCAGGGACGGGAACCCTGATGCGGGATTCGCAGTTCTTGATACATCCTCCGGGAAAGTCGAACTCAAAAGAGTAAGTTATGATATCGAAAAAGTAATTGAAGATATGCTTGCGGCAAATCTCCCGGAAAAATTAGCCTTCAGGCTGAGAGTCGGGCGCTAACACGAGCTGTGTTTGATTGCTTTTGTCGGGCATGCATCCACGCACGCGCAGCATTCGATGCAGTCCTCCACGCGGGTGGCGTGTGATTTTCCCTCTGTTATCTCAAAAACATTGGTAGGGCAGACCTGGACGCACTCCCCTGCTCCGTTGCATTTGTCTTCATCTATTTCGATGGTCACTACTGCTTCGTATTTCTTTACTGCCATGATTTTTACTCCTAATCGGTTAGTGTTGTTATTGCAGATTAAAGGTTTTGGTTCAACGTGAAAAATGCAATCGTGTATGAATTTTTAGTGGAAGTGAGCAAATTGATGCGAATCGAGTTCGGATATGAACGAGTTATATAGTTGCAACTGCAATCAGCCCTTCTCAAAGGTTTTCACTATCATAGGAATCAGAGTCTAAATGAATATGAACGAAACAAGAATACCTCAAATCTCCGATGAAATGAAAAGGCGGATAAAGAATATAGTAAAATATCATTATGGATTTACACCCAAAGACAATGATCTTGAGTGGATAGACAGAATGTTAAGGAACAATTATGCTACTCTTCATGACCAACAAATCATTCGAGAACTTGCGGCCAAAAATGTTAGCGATGAGTTGTTGAAGAACAGAGATAGCATAGGAAGCATAGAATTCGAAAGAATTTGGCACGAAAAGAGCATCTTCAAATATTTGACATTTGCTAGTATGTGCTTCAGAGCGGGAATTCCTGCAGGGTCGATTAGTTTATGCAGAACTGCAATTGAATCAGGATTGAGAGAAAGATTAGCAGAAGAACTGGCAAAAAAAGAAACCACAAATGTCACCGAATTACCTGAAACAACATGGAACAAATTGAAAGAATTAAACGGTAAAATGCTCTTTAAATTAATTAAAGAAGCAGACCAAGAAGGAATTATCGAAAAGCAAAAAATTGAAGAGATATTTCAAGAATTTAAGTTCGAGGATCAAAGTGGTATGAAGATTTTGGATAAATTTATCCATGGAGATATTGTGTGGATGGTAAATTTTGTTAGAGATAGGGAAGAAGATACAAGTGTTATTGGTGCAAAAGACAAGTTACAAGAACACAAAATAATTTCTAACATGAAAACAGATAAAATTGCAATTGAAGTTCTTAAAGCCACTACCAAAATAGCAGAAATTCTTTATTATAAAACCATCTAAGTGGTGGGGTTTCAGGCAACTTCACCTAACAGACGATAAAGGCATCGCTACGCTTTGCCCAAATTCACCTTCAGTCAACTTCTTTTATCCTCGTTCCGTTGCAAAAACTCTCAGATTAGAACGGCTGCAACTTAATCCCCATATTCGCTTTCAACGCCTTCTGGTACACCATATCCGCAGTCGCAACGTCCTGTATCGCCAGCCCTGTCGAATCAAAAACCGTAATGTCTGAATCCTTTATCCTGGCTTTCTTCCTCCCTGTAATTACCTCGCCCAGTTCGCCAAAAATATCCTTTCCCGCAAGCAATCAGGATTACTGTTATATCGCCAGGTTCGTTTAAGTCGTAAATTATATATACAAACTGAACAGTATGTTACTATATGGTAGGCTTCATCAACCGAAAGAATGAGATTCGCATACTGGAGGATATTTACAATTCGAATTCATCATCCCTTGTCGTAATCTACGGCAGGCGGAGGGTGGGAAAAACCGAATTGAGCCGCGAATTCATAAAAGGAAAGAAAGCTGTTTATATTTTTATAGAAATAAAACCTGAAGCTCCGATCTTTAAAGACATAGAAGAGTCGCTTGGAGAGATACTCAAAATAAAACCGCGGATCGAGAGCTGGGATGATTTCTTCAATCTGATCTTTGAGCAGAAAGAGAAATTGATAATCGTGTTCGATGAATTCCAGAATCTGAGTAAAGTCAATCCCGGTATATTTTCAAAATTCCAGAAATACTGGGACTTGAATCATAATAAATCGCAGCATATGTTCCTGATAATAGGTTCGTATGTCGGAATGATAAAGAAAATATTCAAAGATACCAAAGAACCGCTGTTTGGAAGAGCTACGATGCTTTTCAATATAAAACCATTTAACTTTTTTGATAGTTTTACATTCTTGAATGCTTTTTTTAATTTAGAAATAGAGAATGCCTCAAAGTTCTATTTTATTTTCGGTGGTGTTCCCAAATATCTTCTTCTTGCCGGGCAGATGGGAACTGATGACCCGGTGGAGACGTTTAAAAAATTATTCATAGATACCAGGATACTTGCTGAAGAAGGAAAAAATATTCTTACACTTGAGTTTGGTTCTGAACACAGGAGCTTTTTCTCGATACTGGAAGCAATTTCATCCGGGAATGCAACTCCAAAGGAGATTTCAGATTATACCGGTTTGCAGCCGGGTGCTGTATCCAAATACCTTTACGAACTTGTAAATAATTATGAGATAGTGATAAGAGAAAAACCAGTGATAATGAGCCGCGTCAGGGACACCAGGTATTTCCTTCTGGATAATTTTTTTAATTTCTGGTTCAGGTTCATCTACAGGAATTCACGCTTGCTGGA includes the following:
- a CDS encoding CoA-binding protein — translated: MLSSIFEPASIAVVGASNNEAKWGGRIFKNILSGFKGAVYPVNPKEKEVQGVVSYPSVLDIPDKVEMVVIAIPAQFVLSVAEECGKKGVKGLIVVSAGFSETGNAGADLEQKLVSIVEKYRMRMIGPNTLGIVNEPVSLNASVIGRLPNKGPISFITQSGTLGLAIAEWTIDMGLGLCKIISTGNKANVDDIDLLEYLNNDQSTGVIAMYAEGIKRGRKFLEAARCIKKPIIAIKTGRSERGARAVFSHTGSIAGSDEIYSAAFRQAGILRVDTIDEVFDAALAFSCQPLPKGNNVAIISNGGGASIVATDACEKLGINIADLTEETREKIKNAIPEFASSSNPIDTAGTSSYQVYLDVIQAVLLDPNVDAVIVIYVHTLMSNAIPPAEAVVEMKGKNKKPIIACWMGGKGAEEGIDLLKSGCLPNYSVPERAVKALAALIRHREFLETVKTRGGAHE
- a CDS encoding Glu/Leu/Phe/Val dehydrogenase — its product is MEITEKIFEFADEIGPEKIVHIYEPRTKLKAIVVVDNVAAGPAIGGVRMAPDVTTTEVRRLARAMTYKNVMAGLPHGGGKSGIIADPKTVNKEHIIRTFARAIKSLEEYIPGPDMGTDEASMAYIYDEIARAVGLPRELGGIPLDEIGATGYGVAECTDVAKDYINLDLNGARLTIEGFGNVGKPAARYLAGKGVILVGASDSKGTIYNPKGLKIEELIRIKDTTGSVMNYKDGEVLKTSDLLMISTDIFVPAARPDVITEANSDVLDAKLVIEGANIPITENAEKMLHDRGILVIPDFVANAGGVITASVEYHGGTETQAFERIKSTIPRNTKEILDKVYSEKTYPRDAALGIAKQRVLRAMKYREWM
- a CDS encoding radical SAM protein, with translation MKKVRASMGTLGVLGLELIEMDTPPTTAYLQIYTEKRCSANCLFCAQASGSSAELTRIARGMYMPAELELVVRRLKMAYERGYLARACIQTALYDNWWQDTVYLIRRLREESPIPISLSVFPLSNARYEELQKMGVNELTIPLDACTPGLFERIKGKGAGGPYSWDTHMEGIRRAARIFEKVGTHLMLGLGESDEDAVRIISELWKNNVNPALFSYTYIPGAQHIILEKNQDGIIKHYRTVQLARHLIVQGMASFSDMRFENGILCDFGVKSDLLLSVIEEGEAFQTSGCPDCNRPMANENFSKIYNFPRKLNDEEIEGIKKDLGLKPQS
- a CDS encoding metallophosphoesterase family protein, which encodes MLIGLIADVHSNAVALKEVLSVFDGLGVEKILHAGDIVGYNPYPDETIGLFRKNRITSILGNHDRALISGDTSGFNPYAAAALEWTRNAISPDNVDYILGLKNIESIVEDAKRIVMAHGSPYDIDEYVYPDDALPDFLHAVEGDVLVLGHTHIQFKKEYPEGIIVNPGSVGQPRDGNPDAGFAVLDTSSGKVELKRVSYDIEKVIEDMLAANLPEKLAFRLRVGR
- a CDS encoding 4Fe-4S binding protein, giving the protein MAVKKYEAVVTIEIDEDKCNGAGECVQVCPTNVFEITEGKSHATRVEDCIECCACVDACPTKAIKHSSC
- a CDS encoding ATP-binding protein, with product MVGFINRKNEIRILEDIYNSNSSSLVVIYGRRRVGKTELSREFIKGKKAVYIFIEIKPEAPIFKDIEESLGEILKIKPRIESWDDFFNLIFEQKEKLIIVFDEFQNLSKVNPGIFSKFQKYWDLNHNKSQHMFLIIGSYVGMIKKIFKDTKEPLFGRATMLFNIKPFNFFDSFTFLNAFFNLEIENASKFYFIFGGVPKYLLLAGQMGTDDPVETFKKLFIDTRILAEEGKNILTLEFGSEHRSFFSILEAISSGNATPKEISDYTGLQPGAVSKYLYELVNNYEIVIREKPVIMSRVRDTRYFLLDNFFNFWFRFIYRNSRLLEINPEKAFELIMKDINSYFGKAFEKLAVEFLVEMNRKGSLHFEFMDIGRWWHRNEEIDIITLNKEKKEISFFECKWSSLNAEEAEIILAELKRKATLVKWYNARRKERYGIIAKDIEDKEELKGMGYIVFDLRDFAPFLLQDSQKD